A window from Urocitellus parryii isolate mUroPar1 chromosome 1, mUroPar1.hap1, whole genome shotgun sequence encodes these proteins:
- the LOC144249454 gene encoding olfactory receptor 6E1-like, which yields MGASRGQRTPLSFTTGGSGSCMDGNNLTRVTEFILLGFQNEKPVNILLFYVFLLMYLTSLVGNTLIILLVGCDRRLHSPMYFFVANLSFLEVAITSTVVPEMLANTFSLTKAISFVGCLTQSFFYFLLGSTEFFHLAVMSFDLYVAICNPLRYALIMNRFLTAPLPFCGPNVVNHFFCDSALVLKLVCADTSLAELADFVSSAVLLLGSLLLTGVSYTCIIITALRMPLAQGRRKAFSTCASHITVVMLYCGSSIFIYVRPRKGGVMDVNKFATVLNTIVTPMLNPFIYSLRNEKVKGSLRDALAKCPSRLGSNMCPR from the exons ATGGGTGCCTCCAGGGGACAACGAACCCCTCTTTCCTTCACTACAGGTGGAAGTGGAAGCTGCATGGATGGGAACAACCTGACCAGGGTCACTGAGTTCATCCTGCTTGGGTTTCAGAATGAGAAACCCGTGAACATTCTTCTTTTCTATGTGTTCCTGCTCATGTACCTGACATCTCTGGTTGGCAACACCCTGATCATCCTTCTAGTGGGCTGTGACCGTCGCCTGCActcacccatgtacttcttcGTAGCCAACCTCTCCTTCCTCGAGGTGGCCATCACCTCCACGGTGGTGCCTGAGATGCTGGCCAACACTTTCTCCCTCACCAAAGCCATCTCCTTTGTGGGCTGCCTCACGCAGTCTTTCTTCTACTTCCTCCTGGGGTCCACCGAGTTCTTCCACCTGGCAGTCATGTCCTTTGATCTGTACGTCGCCATCTGCAATCCACTGCGGTATGCGCTCATCATGAACAGAT TTTTAACGGCCCCCCTGCCCTTCTGTGGGCCCAACGTGGTGAACCACTTCTTCTGCGACAGCGCCCTGGTGCTGAAGCTGGTCTGCGCGGACACCTCTCTGGCCGAGCTGGCGGACTTCGTCTCCTCGGCGGTGCTGCTCCTGGGCTCCCTGCTCCTGACCGGCGTGTCCTACACCTGCATCATCATCACAGCGCTCAGGATGCCCTTGGCGCAGGGCCGGcgcaaggccttctccacctgcgcCTCGCACATCACGGTGGTAATGCTGTACTGTGGTAGCTCCATCTTCATCTACGTGCGCCCGCGGAAGGGCGGCGTGATGGACGTGAACAAGTTCGCCACCGTGCTGAACACCATCGTCAcgcccatgctgaaccccttcatatACAGTCTGCGCAACGAGAAAGTGAAAGGCTCGCTCAGAGACGCCCTGGCGAAATGCCCTAGCAGACTAGGGTCAAACATGTGCCCAAGGTGA